A window from Argopecten irradians isolate NY chromosome 3, Ai_NY, whole genome shotgun sequence encodes these proteins:
- the LOC138317551 gene encoding sex peptide receptor-like, translating into MAGDTRMDNMTYANISMDMSQYVLDLTKMFPIRYAVPLLGFLSPVLILITLVTNTLVVVVLLKKHMRSPTNAILAGMALSDMFTGLVPLPVFVYFFSLDNYKEYVSYNWCFAYKFMSELIPTIFHTASIWLTMALAIQRYIYICHSFQARKWCTIRNVLYGTFAIYAIAILSQLSRFFDSKYISHEMPSRLVPNKTIAVCIVAMSSWAENHVDLYYNVYYWFRVICIHLIPCAFLVVLNALLISAMRTAQLRRMQLLKQNKKSESKKLKDSNCTTLMLVAVVGLFLLVELPLGIIMILNIIDNTFLLGIFSEHETFGIMNLISNFFILLSYPLNFFIYCGMSRQFRETFKRMFTGAPMPIDRDCSQYMTLPTENGKTTLTNDETAL; encoded by the coding sequence ATGGCGGGAGACACAAGAATGGACAATATGACGTATGCAAATATATCAATGGATATGTCGCAGTATGTCCTTGACCTGACCAAAATGTTCCCAATACGATATGCCGTTCCTCTTTTGGGCTTCTTATCGCCAGTCCTGATTCTAATCACCCTGGTAACAAACACATTGGTCGTTGTTGTGTTACTGAAGAAACACATGCGTTCTCCAACCAACGCTATTTTGGCAGGAATGGCGCTTTCTGATATGTTCACCGGTTTGGTTCCTCTACCAGTATTTGTTTACTTCTTCAGTCTGGATAATTACAAGGAATACGTTTCGTATAACTGGTGCTTCGCTTACAAGTTTATGTCAGAGCTGATTCCTACAATCTTCCACACAGCTTCGATCTGGCTCACAATGGCACTTGCTATTCAACGATACATCTACATTTGCCATAGTTTTCAAGCTAGAAAATGGTGTACAATCCGAAATGTACTTTATGGAACATTTGCAATATACGCCATAGCTATCTTAAGCCAGCTTTCTCGGTTCTTTGATTCAAAATACATATCACACGAGATGCCATCACGATTAGTTCCAAACAAAACTATAGCGGTTTGTATTGTTGCCATGTCGTCTTGGGCTGAGAACCACGTAGACCTTTACTACAATGTGTACTATTGGTTCAGAGTGATTTGCATACATCTTATCCCCTGTGCTTTTCTTGTTGTTCTCAACGCTTTGCTTATCTCAGCCATGCGTACCGCCCAGCTCCGCCGCATGCAGTTGCTGAAACAGAATAAAAAGAGCGAAAGCAAAAAGCTCAAGGACAGCAATTGTACAACTCTAATGCTCGTTGCGGTTGTCGGGCTCTTCCTGTTGGTTGAGCTGCCTCTTGgaattattatgattttaaatattattgacAATACATTTCTTCTTGGAATTTTCTCGGAACATGAGACATTTGGGATAATGAATTTGATATCAAACTTTTTCATCTTGTTGAGTTATCCCCTGAACTTCTTTATTTATTGTGGGATGTCGCGACAATTTCGGGAAACATTTAAAAGAATGTTTACGGGCGCGCCGATGCCTATTGACCGAGACTGTTCTCAGTATATGACACTTCCGACGGAGAATGGTAAGACGACTCTTACCAATGATGAGACGGCACTATAG